ACGCGTCCTCGATGCGCGTGTCCTCGGGCATGTAGTAGTCCTCCAGCGCGTACAGCGGGTACGGCACGTCGAACCCGGTCACGCGGTTGATCGGCGCTTCCTGATAGTACAGCGCCTCCTCCTGGATCGTCGCCGTGATCTCGCCGGCGAGGCCGCCCGTCTTCGGCGCTTCGTGGACGATCACGGCCCGGCCGGTCTTTTTGAACGATTCGAGGATGGCGTCGGTGTCCATCGGCGACAGCGTTCGCAGGTCGACCACCTCGA
This genomic stretch from Natronomonas salsuginis harbors:
- a CDS encoding transketolase C-terminal domain-containing protein, with product EVVDLRTLSPMDTDAILESFKKTGRAVIVHEAPKTGGLAGEITATIQEEALYYQEAPINRVTGFDVPYPLYALEDYYMPEDTRIEDAFRETYEA